A region of Streptomyces deccanensis DNA encodes the following proteins:
- a CDS encoding VOC family protein gives MATTTALNWKLVIDTRDAQPLADFWAAALGYEVEDPSTLITHLLATGDLPEAAVAEHNGHRVFRGYAAVRHPEDPYDPFTGIGKGRRLLFQDVPEPKTVKNRLHIDVHAGPDGLEALAGRLETLGATRVEEFDRGPAGHWWLMRDPEGNEFCVA, from the coding sequence ATGGCTACGACCACCGCACTGAACTGGAAACTGGTCATCGACACCCGGGACGCCCAGCCCCTGGCCGACTTCTGGGCCGCGGCGCTCGGCTACGAGGTGGAGGACCCGAGCACCCTGATCACCCACCTCCTCGCCACGGGCGACCTCCCCGAGGCAGCCGTGGCCGAGCACAACGGCCACCGCGTCTTCCGCGGCTACGCCGCCGTCCGCCACCCCGAGGACCCGTACGACCCCTTCACCGGCATCGGCAAGGGCCGCCGTCTCCTCTTCCAGGACGTCCCCGAACCGAAGACGGTCAAGAACCGCCTGCACATCGACGTCCACGCGGGCCCCGACGGCCTGGAGGCCCTGGCCGGCCGCCTGGAGACACTGGGCGCCACCCGCGTCGAGGAGTTCGACCGGGGCCCGGCGGGCCACTGGTGGCTGATGCGCGACCCGGAGGGCAACGAGTTCTGCGTGGCGTAG
- the dusB gene encoding tRNA dihydrouridine synthase DusB: MSTPSNAPAPPLRIGPHTVTPPVVLAPMAGITNAPFRTLCREFSGGKGLFVSEMITTRALVERNEKTMQLIHFDATEKPRSIQLYGVDPATVGKAVRMIAEEGLADHIDLNFGCPVPKVTRKGGGSALPYKRNLLRAILREAVSGAGDLPVTMKMRKGIDDDHITYLDAGRIAVEEGVTAIALHGRTAAQHYGGTADWDAIARLKEHVPEIPVLGNGDIWSAEDALRMVRETGCDGVVVGRGCLGRPWLFADLVAAFEGRTEDIARPVLREVADIMVRHATLLGEWIGDESKGVVDFRKHVAWYLKGFAVGSEMRKRLAITSSLAELRAGLDELDLDQPWPTGADGPRGRTSGNNRVVLPDGWLKDPYDCAGVGEEAELDTSGG; this comes from the coding sequence ATGTCCACGCCCTCGAACGCGCCCGCCCCGCCGCTCCGGATCGGCCCGCACACCGTCACCCCGCCCGTCGTCCTGGCCCCGATGGCCGGGATCACGAACGCGCCCTTCCGCACCCTGTGCAGGGAGTTCAGCGGCGGCAAGGGGCTGTTCGTCAGCGAGATGATCACCACCCGGGCGCTGGTCGAGCGCAACGAGAAGACCATGCAGCTGATCCACTTCGACGCGACCGAGAAGCCGCGCTCGATCCAGCTGTACGGGGTGGACCCGGCCACCGTCGGCAAGGCCGTCCGCATGATCGCGGAGGAGGGCCTCGCCGACCACATCGATCTCAACTTCGGCTGCCCGGTCCCGAAGGTGACGAGGAAGGGCGGCGGCTCCGCCCTCCCCTACAAGCGGAACCTCCTGCGCGCCATCCTCCGCGAGGCGGTCAGTGGCGCGGGCGACCTCCCGGTCACCATGAAGATGCGCAAGGGCATCGACGACGACCACATCACCTACCTCGACGCCGGCCGCATCGCCGTCGAGGAGGGCGTCACCGCGATCGCCCTGCACGGTCGCACCGCCGCCCAGCACTACGGCGGCACGGCCGACTGGGACGCCATCGCCCGCCTCAAGGAGCACGTCCCCGAGATCCCCGTCCTCGGCAACGGCGACATCTGGTCGGCGGAGGACGCGCTGCGGATGGTGCGCGAGACCGGCTGCGACGGAGTGGTCGTGGGGCGCGGCTGCCTCGGCCGCCCATGGCTGTTCGCGGACCTGGTGGCGGCCTTCGAGGGGCGCACCGAGGACATCGCGCGGCCCGTTCTCCGCGAGGTCGCCGACATCATGGTCCGGCACGCCACGCTCCTCGGCGAGTGGATCGGCGACGAGTCCAAGGGGGTCGTCGACTTCCGCAAGCACGTCGCCTGGTACCTCAAGGGCTTCGCGGTCGGCTCCGAGATGCGCAAGCGGCTCGCCATCACCTCCTCCCTCGCCGAACTGCGCGCCGGACTGGACGAGTTGGACCTCGACCAGCCCTGGCCCACCGGCGCCGACGGCCCGCGCGGCCGGACCTCCGGCAACAACCGCGTCGTCCTGCCGGACGGCTGGCTCAAGGACCCGTACGACTGCGCGGGCGTGGGCGAGGAGGCCGAACTCGACACGTCCGGCGGGTAG
- a CDS encoding glycogen debranching N-terminal domain-containing protein: MTDRHHLLVRGGTFAAVSDGGDISGVRGGSSPDGLFVRDARHLSRWQLTVDGAVPETLTPVTDGDVARCVLVPRGGRREPPAYTLFREQAVSDSAFVETLRVTSNRPVPTTVRIAITVDADFTDQFELRSDFRTYAKSGVIRRREVLDDGVEFSYRRGEWRSCTTVTAEPAPDGVEETGTGARRLVWALDVAPHGSAELTCRVMARTHGDRRALRVPRSPAAVHEQLRAAEDEFVEGVAFPTGWPELAAACARGLADLAALQVPATGPDGETLRVPAAGAPWFLTLLGRDALLTSLFTLPYRPEPAAATLLALAAAQATEVGVDSVAQPGKIVHEMRHGELAHFGQVPYGRYYGSVDATPLFLVLLGTYVEQTGDVTLARRLEPHARAAIGWMLDHGGLTSRGYLVYRADQGGLANQNWKDSPGAICSADGGRPVAGPVMAAGAQGYAYDALRRTAVLARTVWEDEVYAALLEQAAGDLRDRFQRDFWMPGHGFPALALDAEGGQVDALASDAGHLLWSGLLDKEYGKAVGRRLLEPDFFSGWGVRTLAAGQPAYHPLSYHRGSVWPHDNALITLGLARYGLHDEARAVASGMVDAASAAGHRLPEVLAGYGRDTHPAPVPYPHACVRESRSAAAPLALLTAVGGA, from the coding sequence ATGACGGACCGGCATCACCTGCTCGTGCGCGGCGGGACGTTCGCCGCCGTGAGCGACGGCGGCGACATCAGCGGGGTGCGGGGCGGGAGTTCACCGGACGGGCTGTTCGTCCGGGACGCCCGGCATCTGAGCCGGTGGCAGCTGACCGTCGACGGCGCGGTTCCCGAGACGCTCACCCCGGTCACGGACGGTGACGTCGCACGCTGTGTGCTCGTGCCCCGGGGCGGCCGCCGGGAGCCGCCCGCGTACACGCTCTTCCGTGAACAGGCCGTCTCCGACAGCGCGTTCGTGGAGACGCTGCGCGTCACCAGCAACCGGCCGGTGCCGACGACGGTCCGGATCGCGATCACCGTCGACGCCGACTTCACCGACCAGTTCGAGCTGCGCTCCGACTTCCGTACGTACGCCAAGAGCGGCGTCATCAGGAGGCGCGAAGTCCTCGACGACGGGGTGGAGTTCAGCTACCGGCGCGGCGAGTGGCGGTCCTGCACGACGGTGACGGCCGAACCCGCGCCGGACGGCGTGGAGGAGACCGGGACGGGCGCGCGGCGGCTCGTCTGGGCCCTCGACGTCGCGCCGCACGGCTCGGCGGAGCTGACCTGCCGGGTGATGGCGCGGACGCACGGCGACCGCCGGGCCCTGCGGGTGCCGCGCTCGCCGGCCGCCGTGCACGAACAACTGCGCGCGGCGGAGGACGAGTTCGTGGAGGGCGTGGCCTTCCCCACCGGCTGGCCCGAACTGGCCGCCGCGTGCGCGCGCGGCCTCGCCGATCTCGCCGCACTCCAGGTCCCGGCGACCGGTCCGGACGGCGAGACGCTACGGGTGCCCGCCGCCGGAGCGCCCTGGTTCCTCACCCTCCTCGGCCGGGACGCCCTGCTGACCTCTCTCTTCACGCTGCCCTACCGGCCGGAGCCGGCCGCCGCCACCCTGCTCGCGCTCGCCGCCGCCCAGGCGACCGAGGTCGGCGTCGACTCGGTGGCCCAGCCCGGCAAGATCGTGCACGAGATGCGCCACGGAGAGCTGGCGCACTTCGGGCAGGTCCCGTACGGCCGTTACTACGGCTCGGTGGACGCGACGCCGCTCTTCCTCGTCCTGCTCGGCACGTACGTCGAGCAGACCGGGGACGTCACCCTGGCCCGCCGGCTCGAACCCCACGCGCGGGCCGCGATCGGCTGGATGCTGGACCACGGCGGCCTCACCTCGCGCGGCTACCTCGTCTACCGCGCCGACCAGGGCGGCCTCGCCAACCAGAACTGGAAGGACTCCCCCGGCGCGATCTGCTCCGCCGACGGCGGCCGGCCCGTCGCCGGGCCGGTGATGGCGGCCGGCGCGCAGGGCTACGCGTACGACGCGCTGCGCCGCACCGCCGTACTGGCCCGCACGGTGTGGGAGGACGAGGTGTACGCGGCCCTCCTGGAGCAGGCCGCGGGTGATCTGCGCGACCGGTTCCAGCGGGACTTCTGGATGCCCGGACACGGTTTTCCCGCGCTGGCGTTGGACGCGGAGGGCGGGCAGGTCGACGCGCTCGCCTCGGACGCGGGGCATCTGCTGTGGTCGGGGCTGCTGGACAAGGAGTACGGGAAGGCGGTGGGGCGGCGGCTGCTGGAGCCGGACTTCTTCTCCGGGTGGGGGGTGCGGACGCTGGCCGCCGGGCAGCCGGCGTACCACCCGCTGTCGTACCACCGGGGGTCGGTGTGGCCGCACGACAACGCGCTGATCACGCTGGGGCTGGCGCGGTACGGGCTGCACGACGAGGCGCGGGCGGTGGCCTCCGGGATGGTGGACGCGGCGTCGGCGGCCGGGCATCGGCTGCCGGAGGTGTTGGCCGGGTACGGGAGGGACACGCATCCGGCGCCGGTGCCGTATCCGCACGCGTGCGTGCGGGAGTCGCGGTCCGCTGCGGCGCCGCTTGCTTTGTTGACGGCGGTGGGCGGCGCGTAG
- a CDS encoding CGNR zinc finger domain-containing protein produces the protein MGSTSRASAAQGVSGVSGASEVPEVSEVSEASGIRLRSHSGKVYRFDPGALCLELLVTGGPGALTRYEVLHTPADLVAWVEQSRLTPTPPALHVTADDVAYARRLRDALTRTAVSRVVGDAGLPELGIAAADTADLALVNEAAARPPLAPALGADGTRGWADGTATGAQLLSTVARDAVDLLTGPYAQRIRMCAGDRCYLLYVDTSRPGRRRWCSMEHCGNRHKVRAHRVRQKS, from the coding sequence ATGGGTTCGACGTCCAGGGCATCGGCTGCGCAGGGGGTGTCGGGAGTGTCGGGTGCATCAGAAGTGCCGGAAGTATCGGAAGTATCGGAAGCGAGTGGCATCCGGCTCCGGTCCCACTCCGGGAAGGTCTACCGGTTCGATCCGGGCGCCCTGTGTCTGGAGCTGCTCGTCACCGGCGGCCCCGGCGCCCTGACCCGCTACGAGGTACTGCACACCCCCGCTGACCTGGTCGCATGGGTCGAACAGTCCCGGCTCACCCCCACACCCCCCGCCCTCCACGTCACGGCGGACGACGTGGCGTACGCCCGGCGGCTGCGCGACGCGCTCACCCGTACGGCCGTCTCGCGGGTCGTCGGCGACGCCGGGCTCCCCGAGCTGGGCATCGCCGCGGCGGACACCGCCGACCTCGCCCTCGTCAACGAGGCCGCGGCCCGTCCCCCGCTGGCCCCGGCGCTCGGCGCGGACGGCACCCGGGGCTGGGCCGACGGTACGGCGACCGGCGCGCAACTCCTGTCCACCGTTGCCCGCGACGCCGTCGACCTCCTCACCGGGCCGTACGCGCAGCGGATCCGGATGTGCGCCGGCGACCGCTGTTACCTCCTCTACGTCGACACCTCACGCCCCGGCCGCCGCCGCTGGTGCTCGATGGAGCACTGCGGCAACCGCCACAAGGTCCGCGCCCACCGCGTACGGCAGAAGTCCTAG
- a CDS encoding polysaccharide pyruvyl transferase family protein has translation MCGANETPKKPARAASKRPSRKPTPRPTPRPCEPVRPPAPHTPPPPPSYVPHCAHHVSYVLTVLDRLVPAGTRCALIGAPLHSNVGDSAIWLGQRALLGALGAEVRYACDLMSYDAGQLAACLPDGPIMLTGGGTLGDLWEDSQLLRERVVRDFPDRRIVQLPQSVHFTDRANLTRARRVFDAHPDLTLLLRDRHSLHRCRTVFEAPSLLAPDLAFAVPRDALTGGVVAHDVVWLAREDKESAKGPPAGRGAARVGRGGPYVFDWTREGDDTDWRRAKEALWRSRARALCRAGSGDPSGAAPALLAAYDGLARLQLARGCRLLTAGRVAVTDRLHGHVLALLLGLPHVLLADRYGKSRSHWDTWTTHRPPTTQWAWTATEASRTAQRLLETAGAP, from the coding sequence GTGTGCGGAGCGAACGAGACACCGAAGAAGCCGGCCAGGGCAGCGTCGAAGCGGCCCTCGCGCAAACCGACGCCCCGGCCGACGCCCAGGCCATGTGAACCGGTCCGGCCGCCCGCCCCGCACACCCCGCCCCCGCCCCCGTCCTACGTCCCCCACTGCGCCCACCACGTCTCGTACGTCCTGACCGTCCTGGACCGGCTGGTCCCGGCCGGCACCCGCTGCGCGCTCATCGGGGCCCCGCTCCACTCCAACGTCGGCGACAGCGCGATCTGGCTCGGCCAGCGCGCCCTGCTCGGCGCGCTCGGCGCCGAGGTGCGCTACGCCTGCGACCTGATGTCGTACGACGCCGGGCAGTTGGCGGCCTGTCTCCCGGACGGCCCGATCATGCTGACGGGGGGCGGCACCCTCGGTGACCTGTGGGAGGACAGCCAACTCCTGCGGGAACGGGTGGTGCGCGACTTCCCGGACCGCCGGATCGTCCAGCTGCCGCAGTCCGTGCACTTCACGGACCGCGCCAACCTCACCCGGGCCCGCCGGGTCTTCGACGCTCACCCCGACCTGACGCTGCTGCTGCGCGACCGGCACAGCCTGCACCGCTGCCGCACCGTCTTCGAGGCCCCCTCGCTGCTCGCCCCCGACCTGGCCTTCGCCGTACCGAGGGACGCGCTCACGGGTGGCGTGGTCGCGCACGACGTGGTCTGGCTGGCCAGGGAGGACAAGGAATCGGCGAAGGGCCCACCGGCCGGGCGGGGCGCGGCCCGTGTGGGGCGCGGTGGCCCGTACGTCTTCGACTGGACCCGGGAGGGCGACGACACCGACTGGCGGCGGGCCAAGGAAGCGCTGTGGCGGAGCCGGGCCCGTGCCCTGTGCCGCGCCGGCTCGGGCGACCCGTCCGGCGCCGCGCCCGCGCTCCTCGCCGCCTACGACGGCCTCGCCCGCCTCCAACTAGCGCGCGGCTGCCGCCTGTTGACTGCCGGCCGCGTCGCCGTCACCGACCGCCTCCACGGCCACGTCCTCGCCCTCCTCCTCGGCCTCCCCCACGTCCTCCTCGCCGACCGCTACGGCAAGTCCCGCAGCCACTGGGACACCTGGACGACCCACCGCCCCCCGACAACGCAATGGGCCTGGACGGCAACGGAGGCGAGCCGGACAGCACAACGCCTACTGGAGACCGCCGGGGCCCCCTGA
- a CDS encoding SRPBCC domain-containing protein, whose product MSARSTGLTKDAGWQVGVSRTLPQSPAAVWEFISGPRGLELWLGAGARLTPEPGAEYETDAGATGEVRGYRPGDRIRVTYGDTTVQVAVSAAGGGRSVLVFHQERMAGPEERERQRAHWRRVMDRVAEELDRPA is encoded by the coding sequence ATGTCCGCTCGATCCACCGGACTCACCAAGGACGCCGGATGGCAGGTCGGTGTCTCCCGCACCCTGCCCCAATCACCCGCCGCCGTATGGGAGTTCATCAGCGGGCCGCGCGGGCTGGAGCTGTGGCTCGGGGCCGGGGCGCGGCTCACCCCCGAGCCCGGCGCCGAATACGAGACCGACGCGGGCGCCACGGGCGAGGTGCGCGGCTATCGCCCCGGTGACCGCATCCGCGTCACCTACGGCGACACGACCGTCCAGGTCGCCGTCTCGGCGGCCGGCGGCGGCAGGTCCGTACTCGTCTTCCACCAGGAGCGCATGGCGGGCCCCGAGGAGAGGGAACGTCAACGGGCGCACTGGCGGCGGGTGATGGACCGGGTCGCCGAGGAACTCGACCGACCGGCCTGA
- a CDS encoding MFS transporter yields the protein MPELSRRHRLLVLAICCTSLLIVSLDNTVLNVALPSMQRDLDASLAGLQWTIDAYTLVLAALLMLAGSTADRIGRKRVFMAGLVVFAIGSLLCSLAPNLESLVAFRMVQAVGGSMLNPVAMSIITNTFTDPRERARAIGIWGAVVGISMAAGPIIGGLLVESVGWRAIFWINLPVGLAALLLTWRYVPESRAPKARRPDPVGQLLVIVLLGSLTYAIIEAPTAPVAETLALGGVALAALLGLLRYEPRRAEPLIDLRFFRSAPFSGATVTAISAFAALGGFLFLSTLYLQNVRGLDALHAGLWMLPMALLCFVCAPIAGRLVGGRGPRLPLLIAGVAMTASGVLFAAFEAETENVTLVIGYVLFGLGFGFVNAPITNTAVSGMPRAQAGVAAAVASTSRQIGQTLGVAVIGAVLAAGIGSSSYADSFVAAARPAWWIVAACGFAVLILGALTTGTWARETAARTAKRLESPEVRDTASLRS from the coding sequence ATGCCCGAGCTCAGCCGCCGCCACCGTCTGCTGGTGCTCGCGATCTGCTGCACCAGCCTCCTGATCGTGAGCCTGGACAACACCGTCCTGAACGTCGCCCTGCCCTCGATGCAGCGCGACCTCGACGCGAGCCTCGCCGGTCTGCAGTGGACCATCGACGCCTACACCCTGGTCCTGGCCGCGCTGCTGATGCTGGCCGGCTCCACCGCGGACCGGATCGGCCGCAAGCGGGTCTTCATGGCGGGCCTGGTCGTCTTCGCGATCGGCTCCCTGCTGTGCTCCCTCGCCCCGAACCTCGAATCGCTGGTGGCCTTCCGGATGGTGCAGGCGGTCGGCGGCTCGATGCTCAACCCGGTCGCGATGTCGATCATCACCAACACGTTCACGGATCCGCGCGAGCGGGCGCGGGCGATCGGGATCTGGGGTGCGGTGGTGGGCATCTCGATGGCCGCCGGCCCGATCATCGGCGGGCTCCTCGTGGAATCGGTCGGCTGGCGCGCGATCTTCTGGATCAATCTGCCGGTCGGCCTGGCCGCGCTGCTGTTGACCTGGCGGTACGTCCCCGAGTCCCGCGCGCCGAAGGCCCGCCGCCCCGACCCCGTCGGACAGCTCCTCGTCATCGTGCTGCTCGGCTCCCTCACGTACGCGATCATCGAGGCGCCGACCGCGCCGGTCGCCGAGACCCTCGCCCTCGGCGGTGTCGCGCTCGCCGCGCTCCTCGGCCTCCTGCGCTACGAGCCGCGCCGCGCGGAACCCCTCATCGACCTGCGCTTCTTCCGTTCGGCGCCGTTCAGCGGGGCGACGGTGACGGCGATCAGCGCGTTCGCCGCGCTCGGCGGCTTCCTGTTCCTGTCGACGCTGTACCTGCAGAACGTCCGCGGCCTCGACGCCCTGCACGCCGGGCTGTGGATGCTCCCGATGGCGCTGCTGTGCTTCGTCTGCGCGCCGATCGCCGGGCGGCTGGTCGGCGGCCGGGGGCCGCGTCTGCCGCTCCTGATCGCCGGGGTCGCGATGACCGCGAGCGGGGTGCTCTTCGCGGCGTTCGAGGCCGAGACCGAGAACGTCACGCTCGTCATCGGCTACGTCCTCTTCGGCCTCGGCTTCGGCTTCGTCAACGCGCCGATCACCAACACGGCCGTCTCCGGCATGCCGCGCGCCCAGGCCGGGGTGGCGGCCGCGGTCGCCTCCACCAGCCGCCAGATCGGCCAGACGCTGGGGGTCGCGGTGATCGGCGCGGTCCTGGCGGCGGGCATCGGCTCGTCCTCGTACGCCGACTCCTTCGTCGCGGCGGCCCGCCCCGCCTGGTGGATCGTCGCGGCCTGCGGCTTCGCCGTCCTGATCCTGGGCGCACTCACCACGGGCACGTGGGCCCGGGAGACCGCCGCGCGTACGGCGAAGCGCCTGGAGTCACCGGAGGTACGGGATACGGCGTCGCTCCGCTCGTAG
- a CDS encoding MGH1-like glycoside hydrolase domain-containing protein produces the protein MDRTTQLTARRPGTRIRAGVDVYDPPGSTHRAAAEVLAANWTGRSTVPSRTLYPHQWSWDSAFIAIGLRHLSPLRAQTELETLLAARWGDGRIPHIVFNPSVPLDAYFPSPDFWRSSTAGRAAGAPRTTETSGIVQPPVHALAAWLVHLADPELSRARGFLARVYPGLAAWHRYLLDRRDLGGGGLASVVHPWEQGMDNSPAWDAPLARITPAPARSFRRADLDHGAAEDRPTDLDYGRYVRLAADYRDAGYRDRPGGGSRGGVGGGGGDRPGRESGAGAGEFAVEDPAFNALLIASEHALARIAKELGASGTARHARAERLTAALVERLWDPAEGMFLCRDVTTGTLLPERGVSGLIPLLLPGLPRDIAAALVRTMHGPHFGLGDTTLLVPSYDLTGEAFDPHRYWRGPAWFNTNWMLERGLRLHGEPGRADALRTALLETAAASGFAEYVDPYTGEACGAAGFGWTAALTLDLLHRDDHGHPPTRERHHGRERHQTRHHDTNEAKFGMSDQGGDRG, from the coding sequence GTGGACCGCACAACCCAGCTCACCGCCCGCCGGCCCGGCACGAGAATCCGTGCCGGGGTCGACGTATACGATCCGCCCGGTTCGACGCACCGCGCGGCGGCCGAGGTGCTGGCGGCCAACTGGACGGGCCGGTCCACCGTGCCCTCGCGCACGCTGTATCCGCACCAGTGGTCGTGGGACTCGGCGTTCATCGCGATCGGCCTGCGGCATCTGTCGCCGCTGCGGGCGCAGACCGAGCTGGAGACGCTGCTCGCCGCGCGGTGGGGGGACGGGCGGATCCCGCACATCGTCTTCAACCCCTCGGTGCCGCTGGACGCGTACTTCCCGAGCCCCGACTTCTGGCGCTCCTCGACCGCGGGGCGCGCCGCCGGTGCCCCGCGCACCACCGAGACCTCGGGCATCGTGCAGCCGCCGGTGCACGCGCTGGCGGCGTGGCTGGTGCACCTGGCCGACCCGGAGCTGTCCCGGGCGCGCGGCTTCCTGGCCCGCGTCTATCCGGGGCTGGCCGCCTGGCACCGCTATCTGCTGGACCGCCGTGACCTGGGCGGGGGCGGACTGGCCTCGGTCGTCCACCCCTGGGAGCAGGGCATGGACAACAGCCCCGCCTGGGACGCGCCCCTCGCCCGGATCACCCCGGCCCCGGCCCGTTCCTTCCGGCGTGCCGACCTCGACCACGGAGCGGCCGAGGACCGGCCGACGGATCTGGACTACGGGCGGTACGTGCGACTGGCGGCGGACTACCGGGACGCGGGGTACCGGGATCGGCCGGGCGGGGGGAGCCGGGGCGGGGTCGGCGGCGGAGGCGGGGATCGGCCGGGCAGGGAGAGCGGGGCCGGGGCGGGGGAGTTCGCCGTCGAGGATCCGGCGTTCAACGCGCTGCTCATCGCCTCCGAGCACGCCCTCGCCCGGATCGCGAAGGAGTTGGGCGCGTCGGGGACGGCCCGGCACGCGCGCGCCGAACGGCTGACGGCGGCCCTGGTGGAGCGGCTGTGGGACCCGGCGGAAGGCATGTTCCTCTGCCGGGACGTCACCACCGGCACCCTCCTGCCCGAGCGCGGTGTCTCCGGTCTGATCCCCCTCCTGCTCCCGGGGCTGCCCCGGGACATCGCCGCCGCCCTCGTCCGCACGATGCACGGCCCGCACTTCGGGCTCGGCGACACCACCCTGCTCGTACCGTCGTACGACCTGACCGGCGAGGCCTTCGATCCGCACCGCTACTGGCGCGGCCCCGCCTGGTTCAACACCAACTGGATGCTGGAGCGGGGACTCAGGCTGCACGGGGAGCCGGGGCGGGCCGACGCGCTGCGCACGGCGCTGCTGGAGACGGCGGCGGCGTCCGGGTTCGCCGAGTACGTGGACCCGTACACCGGTGAGGCCTGCGGCGCGGCCGGCTTCGGCTGGACGGCCGCGCTCACCCTCGACCTGCTGCACCGGGACGACCACGGTCACCCGCCCACCCGGGAGCGCCACCACGGCCGGGAGCGGCACCAGACACGGCACCACGACACCAACGAGGCCAAGTTCGGCATGAGTGACCAGGGAGGGGACCGGGGATGA
- a CDS encoding TetR family transcriptional regulator: protein MSPTSETLTAERILEATEEVLRRHGPAKATVVDVARALGVSHGSVYRHFRSKAVLREAVTKRWLDRTTATLTALAAEDRDPEDRLRSWLAALFEAKRRKAGDDPELFATYQVLAGENGEAVGAHVAELTDQLTRIVRSGVESGQFAPTDPAGTARAVFHATARFHDPSYAYAWGQPDIEAQFEAVVELVVRGLRTR from the coding sequence ATGTCACCGACCTCCGAGACCCTGACCGCCGAGCGCATCCTCGAAGCGACCGAGGAGGTCCTGCGCCGCCACGGGCCCGCCAAGGCCACCGTGGTCGACGTGGCCCGCGCGCTCGGCGTCAGCCACGGCAGCGTCTACCGCCACTTCCGGTCGAAGGCGGTGCTGCGCGAGGCGGTGACGAAGCGCTGGCTGGACCGGACGACGGCCACCCTGACCGCCCTCGCCGCCGAGGACCGCGACCCGGAGGACCGGCTGCGCTCCTGGCTGGCCGCGCTCTTCGAGGCCAAGCGCCGCAAGGCGGGCGACGACCCCGAGTTGTTCGCCACGTACCAGGTCCTGGCGGGGGAGAACGGCGAGGCGGTCGGCGCCCATGTCGCCGAGTTGACGGACCAGTTGACCCGGATCGTCCGCTCGGGCGTGGAGTCCGGGCAGTTCGCCCCCACCGACCCGGCCGGCACCGCCCGCGCCGTCTTCCACGCCACGGCCCGCTTCCACGACCCCTCCTACGCCTACGCCTGGGGACAGCCGGACATCGAGGCCCAGTTCGAGGCGGTCGTGGAACTGGTGGTGCGGGGCCTGCGCACCCGCTGA
- a CDS encoding ROK family protein, protein MGSHAGAGDLLELVRSGRATTRGALQQATGLSRATVGQRLDRLFRAGWLREGAGGPVDSPLGGRPSITLEFDDEHAVVLAADLDTRHARAAVLSLTGEIQAEHTGTLVIEEGPDAVLDELGRWFAELLEKAGRPADVVCGIGLAVPGPVDIDTGRVVQPPIMPGWDGYDIRGRLARAFTDHASGPAGTPVLVDNDANLMAYGEQRAGYADCSAFALVKVSTGIGAGVVVGGSIYRGIDGGAGDIGHIRVPQGAEALCKCGSYGCLAAVASGGAVARRLAEAGVPAASGSDVRDLLVAGHPGATALAREAGRAVGDVLATVVTLLNPGVLMIAGDLAGTPFLTGVRELLYQRALPRSTAHLDVVISKLGERAGLVGAGALVVEHLYAPERAEQRLVALGV, encoded by the coding sequence GTGGGCAGTCACGCCGGCGCAGGAGATCTGCTGGAGCTGGTCCGCAGCGGCCGGGCCACCACCCGTGGCGCGCTCCAGCAGGCCACGGGCCTCTCCAGGGCGACCGTGGGCCAGCGCCTGGATCGGCTCTTCCGCGCGGGCTGGCTCCGCGAGGGCGCCGGCGGCCCCGTCGACTCGCCGCTGGGCGGCCGCCCCTCCATCACCCTGGAGTTCGACGACGAGCACGCGGTCGTCCTCGCCGCCGACCTCGACACCCGCCACGCCCGCGCCGCCGTCCTCTCCCTCACGGGCGAGATCCAGGCCGAGCACACCGGCACCCTGGTCATCGAGGAGGGACCCGACGCCGTACTGGACGAACTGGGGCGCTGGTTCGCCGAGTTGCTGGAGAAGGCGGGCCGCCCGGCCGACGTGGTCTGCGGCATCGGCCTCGCCGTCCCCGGCCCGGTCGACATCGACACCGGCCGTGTCGTCCAGCCGCCGATCATGCCCGGCTGGGACGGCTACGACATAAGGGGCCGCCTGGCCCGCGCCTTCACCGACCACGCGTCCGGGCCCGCCGGGACACCGGTCCTCGTCGACAACGACGCCAACCTCATGGCGTACGGCGAACAGCGCGCGGGATACGCCGACTGCTCGGCGTTCGCGCTGGTCAAGGTCTCCACGGGTATCGGCGCCGGGGTCGTGGTCGGCGGCTCGATATACCGGGGGATCGACGGCGGCGCCGGCGACATCGGCCACATCCGGGTGCCGCAGGGCGCCGAGGCGCTGTGCAAGTGCGGCTCGTACGGCTGTCTGGCGGCGGTCGCGAGCGGCGGCGCGGTGGCCCGACGGCTGGCGGAGGCGGGGGTTCCGGCGGCGTCCGGCTCAGATGTGCGGGATCTGCTGGTCGCCGGCCACCCGGGGGCGACGGCGCTCGCACGGGAGGCGGGCCGGGCCGTGGGGGACGTCCTGGCGACGGTGGTGACCCTGCTGAACCCGGGCGTCCTGATGATCGCCGGCGATTTGGCCGGAACCCCCTTCCTCACGGGCGTCCGTGAACTGCTCTACCAGCGTGCCCTGCCCCGCTCCACGGCCCATCTGGACGTCGTGATCTCGAAGCTGGGGGAGCGGGCGGGTCTGGTGGGAGCGGGCGCACTGGTCGTCGAGCATCTGTACGCGCCGGAGCGGGCCGAGCAGCGGCTGGTCGCGCTGGGGGTGTGA